The proteins below are encoded in one region of Mycobacterium sp. 3519A:
- a CDS encoding class I SAM-dependent methyltransferase, whose amino-acid sequence MTTDDGFFDEEVAATYDAATSGMHDQAVIDRIVDVLAELAGDGKALEFGIGTGRIALPLAGRGVEVHGIDLSKAMVARLRDKPGAAGIEVTIGDFAETRVPGEFSLTYLVFNTIGNLTTQDAQVACFVNAAEHLRPGGSFVVEVGVPALRLLPPGQRAVPFDVGDDYWAYDLYDCATQSMTSNYVDEDGDVARLRSMPFRYVWPAELDLMARIAGMSLVERWEDWDTRPFTHESTRHVSIWQRR is encoded by the coding sequence GTGACCACCGACGACGGGTTCTTCGACGAAGAGGTCGCCGCTACCTATGACGCCGCGACGTCGGGCATGCACGACCAAGCCGTCATCGATCGCATCGTCGACGTGTTGGCCGAACTCGCAGGCGACGGCAAAGCGCTGGAGTTCGGCATCGGGACTGGTCGCATCGCCCTTCCGCTCGCGGGGCGGGGTGTCGAGGTGCACGGCATCGACTTGTCGAAGGCGATGGTCGCCCGGTTGCGGGACAAGCCCGGTGCAGCCGGGATCGAGGTGACGATCGGGGATTTCGCCGAAACCCGTGTGCCTGGCGAGTTTTCGCTGACTTACCTGGTGTTCAACACGATCGGCAACCTCACCACCCAGGACGCGCAGGTGGCGTGTTTCGTCAACGCCGCCGAACACCTGCGGCCAGGCGGCAGCTTCGTCGTCGAGGTCGGCGTCCCCGCGCTACGGCTGCTGCCGCCGGGGCAACGGGCCGTCCCGTTCGACGTCGGCGACGACTACTGGGCCTACGACCTCTACGACTGTGCGACACAGTCGATGACGTCCAACTACGTCGACGAGGACGGCGACGTGGCCAGGCTGCGGTCGATGCCGTTTCGCTATGTGTGGCCCGCCGAACTGGACCTGATGGCGCGCATCGCAGGCATGTCTCTGGTCGAGCGCTGGGAAGACTGGGACACAAGGCCGTTCACCCACGAGAGCACACGACACGTGTCGATCTGGCAGCGTCGGTGA
- a CDS encoding single-stranded DNA-binding protein → MFETPITIVGNIVNDPQGRRVGDQEVIKFRVASNSRRRTADGNWEPGNSLFVTVNCWGKLVTGVGAALRKGDPVIVVGHVYTSEYDDRDGNRRSNLEMRATSVGPDLARSIVRIIEKTPSLRDGGPTADESAEEAVVDAEEEKPMPLSA, encoded by the coding sequence ATGTTCGAGACGCCCATCACCATCGTCGGCAACATCGTCAACGACCCGCAGGGCCGCCGAGTCGGCGACCAGGAGGTGATCAAGTTCCGGGTGGCCAGCAACTCGCGCAGGCGGACCGCCGACGGCAACTGGGAACCTGGCAATTCGCTGTTCGTCACCGTCAACTGCTGGGGCAAGCTGGTCACCGGCGTCGGCGCGGCCCTGCGCAAGGGTGACCCGGTGATCGTGGTCGGACACGTCTACACCAGCGAATACGACGATCGTGACGGCAACCGCCGGTCCAACCTCGAGATGCGTGCCACCTCCGTCGGGCCTGATCTGGCGCGGTCGATCGTGCGCATCATCGAGAAGACGCCTTCCCTGCGCGACGGCGGCCCGACGGCGGACGAGTCGGCCGAGGAAGCGGTGGTCGACGCCGAAGAGGAGAAGCCGATGCCTCTGTCCGCATAG
- a CDS encoding cytochrome c oxidase assembly protein — protein MTTVTSSVRSSAVWPVLLGVGVLAGAVAAGIGALSLADALTATGLPDPGPATTYGLPFVRAAGEIAAVLAVGSFLFAAFLVPPQPNGVLGAAGDRAVRLGAASSAVWAVCAALLVPLTVSDVSGHPVSENLNPMAIWSAASLVDTATAWRWTAFIAAAVTLASLPVLRWGWTPVLLAGALVSLVPLGLTGHSSAGGAHDLATNSLMIHLFAGALWAGGLLALLAHALRSGQHADLAARRFSALALWCFVAMAFSGVINALVRMQPADLFDTRYGWLVVGKVVALCVLGLIGWRQRRSGLAALESDPQARGPLLRLALIEAAVFGATFGIAVGLGRTPPPASLYQPSPVELAIGYGFDGPPTVARVLFDWRFDLIFGTAAIVMAALYLFWVRRLRYRGDAWPTGRIVAWLCGCAALLFTTSSGLGRYMPAMFSMHMVAHMMLSMLVPVLLVLGAPVTLALRALPTAGRGQPPGPREWLLAALHSRVSRFLTHPVVATVVFVAGFYALYFGGIFDAAVSNHAAHVLMNVHFLLSGYLFYWVVIGVDPTPRQIPQLGKVAMVFASLPLHAFFGVVLMGMQTVLGASFYRSLALSWHTDLIGDQRLGGGIAWAAGEIPLVLVMIALLIQWRRSDQRTAKRLDRAADRDDDAELTAYNAMLSELAKRDSRST, from the coding sequence GTGACCACCGTGACCTCCAGCGTGCGCAGCAGCGCGGTATGGCCTGTGCTGCTCGGCGTCGGGGTACTGGCCGGGGCCGTCGCGGCGGGCATCGGAGCGCTGTCGCTGGCCGACGCGCTGACCGCCACCGGGCTGCCGGACCCTGGCCCCGCGACCACCTACGGCCTGCCGTTCGTGCGGGCGGCCGGGGAGATCGCCGCCGTGCTGGCGGTCGGGTCGTTCCTGTTCGCGGCGTTTTTGGTGCCGCCGCAGCCCAACGGTGTGCTCGGCGCCGCGGGGGATCGGGCGGTGCGGCTCGGCGCGGCGTCCTCGGCGGTGTGGGCCGTGTGCGCGGCGTTACTCGTGCCGTTGACGGTGTCGGATGTCTCCGGGCACCCCGTCAGCGAAAACCTCAATCCGATGGCCATCTGGTCGGCGGCGAGCCTCGTCGACACCGCCACCGCGTGGCGCTGGACCGCGTTCATCGCGGCTGCCGTCACGCTGGCCAGCCTCCCGGTACTGCGGTGGGGGTGGACACCGGTGCTGTTGGCCGGCGCCCTGGTGTCGCTGGTGCCGCTGGGCCTGACGGGTCACTCGTCGGCGGGCGGGGCGCATGATCTGGCCACCAACAGCCTGATGATCCACCTGTTCGCGGGCGCGCTGTGGGCCGGTGGCCTGCTGGCGTTGTTGGCCCACGCGCTGCGATCCGGGCAGCATGCGGATCTGGCGGCCAGGCGGTTCTCGGCGCTGGCGCTGTGGTGCTTCGTGGCGATGGCGTTCAGCGGTGTCATCAACGCGCTGGTGCGGATGCAGCCGGCGGACCTGTTCGACACCCGATACGGCTGGCTGGTGGTGGGCAAGGTCGTCGCGCTGTGTGTGCTTGGTCTCATCGGATGGCGGCAGCGCCGCAGCGGGCTCGCGGCGCTCGAGTCCGATCCGCAGGCGCGCGGGCCGCTGCTGCGGCTGGCTCTGATCGAAGCGGCCGTGTTCGGTGCGACGTTCGGCATCGCGGTCGGGCTGGGCCGCACACCGCCGCCGGCGTCGCTGTACCAGCCGAGCCCCGTTGAACTGGCCATCGGGTACGGCTTCGACGGGCCGCCGACGGTGGCGCGGGTGCTGTTCGACTGGCGTTTCGACCTCATCTTCGGCACCGCGGCGATCGTGATGGCCGCCCTGTATCTGTTCTGGGTGCGGCGACTGCGGTATCGCGGCGACGCCTGGCCGACCGGACGCATAGTGGCGTGGCTGTGCGGTTGCGCGGCGCTGCTGTTCACCACGTCGTCGGGGCTGGGCCGCTACATGCCCGCGATGTTCTCGATGCACATGGTGGCGCACATGATGCTGTCGATGTTGGTGCCGGTGCTTCTGGTGCTGGGCGCGCCGGTGACGCTGGCGCTGCGGGCCCTGCCGACCGCAGGCCGCGGGCAGCCGCCGGGGCCGCGGGAATGGCTGCTGGCGGCGCTGCATTCGCGGGTGTCGCGGTTTCTCACCCATCCGGTCGTCGCCACTGTGGTGTTCGTCGCCGGGTTCTATGCCCTCTACTTCGGCGGGATCTTCGATGCGGCCGTGAGCAACCACGCCGCGCATGTGCTGATGAATGTGCACTTCCTGCTCAGCGGATACCTGTTCTACTGGGTGGTCATCGGTGTCGATCCGACGCCGCGCCAGATACCGCAACTCGGCAAGGTCGCGATGGTGTTCGCGTCGCTGCCGTTGCACGCGTTCTTCGGTGTGGTGCTGATGGGGATGCAGACCGTGCTCGGCGCGTCGTTCTACCGGTCGTTGGCGTTGAGCTGGCACACCGACCTGATCGGCGATCAGCGGCTGGGCGGCGGAATCGCTTGGGCGGCAGGCGAAATCCCGCTGGTGCTGGTGATGATCGCGCTGCTGATCCAGTGGCGGCGCAGCGATCAGCGCACCGCCAAACGCCTGGACCGGGCCGCCGACCGCGACGACGACGCGGAGTTGACCGCGTACAACGCGATGCTGTCGGAGTTGGCCAAGCGGGACAGCCGTTCGACGTGA
- the ettA gene encoding energy-dependent translational throttle protein EttA, whose amino-acid sequence MAEFIYSMRKVRKAHGDKVILDDVSLNFLPGAKIGVVGPNGAGKSSVLRIMAGLDTANNGDALLAPGASVGILQQEPPLNEEKTVRGNVEEGLGDIKVKLDRFNEVAELMATDYSDELMEEMGRLQEELDHADAWDLDSQLEQAMDALRCPPPDEPVTNLSGGERRRVALCKLLLSKPDLLLLDEPTNHLDAESVQWLEQHLAEYKGAILAVTHDRYFLDNVAEWILELDRGRAYPYEGNYSTYLEKKAERIAVQGRKDAKLQKRLKDELAWVRSGVKARQAKSKARLQRYEEMAAEAEKTRKLDFEEIQIPTGPRLGNVVVEVEHLDKGFGGRTLIKDLSFTLPRNGIVGVIGPNGVGKTTLFKTIVGLEEPDSGTVRVGDTVKLSYVDQSRAGIDPTKTVWEVVSDKLDYIEVGQNEIPSRAYVSAFGFKGPDQQKPAGVLSGGERNRLNLALTLKEGGNLILLDEPTNDLDVETLSSLENALENFPGCAVVISHDRWFLDRTCTHILAWEGDDDNEAKWFWFEGNFAAYEENKVERLGIDAARPHRVTHRRLTRD is encoded by the coding sequence ATGGCCGAATTCATCTATTCGATGCGGAAGGTCCGCAAGGCGCACGGCGACAAGGTGATCCTTGACGACGTCAGCCTGAACTTCCTTCCTGGCGCGAAAATCGGCGTCGTCGGTCCGAACGGGGCAGGCAAGTCGAGCGTCTTGCGGATCATGGCCGGGCTGGACACCGCCAACAACGGCGATGCGCTGCTGGCCCCCGGCGCCAGCGTCGGCATCCTGCAGCAGGAGCCGCCGCTGAACGAGGAGAAGACCGTGCGCGGCAACGTCGAGGAGGGCCTCGGCGACATCAAGGTCAAGCTCGACCGCTTCAACGAGGTCGCCGAACTGATGGCCACCGACTACTCCGACGAGCTCATGGAGGAAATGGGCAGGCTGCAGGAGGAGCTGGACCACGCCGACGCGTGGGACCTCGACTCCCAGCTGGAGCAGGCCATGGACGCACTGCGCTGCCCGCCGCCCGACGAACCGGTCACCAACCTGTCCGGCGGTGAGCGGCGCCGCGTCGCGCTGTGCAAGCTGCTGCTGTCCAAGCCCGATCTGCTGCTGCTCGACGAGCCGACCAACCACCTCGACGCCGAGAGCGTGCAGTGGCTCGAGCAGCACCTGGCCGAGTACAAGGGCGCCATCCTGGCCGTCACACACGACCGGTACTTCCTGGACAACGTCGCCGAGTGGATCCTCGAACTCGACCGCGGCCGCGCCTACCCCTACGAGGGCAACTACTCGACGTATCTGGAGAAGAAGGCCGAGCGCATCGCGGTGCAGGGCCGCAAGGACGCCAAGCTGCAGAAGCGGCTCAAGGACGAGCTGGCCTGGGTCCGCTCCGGCGTCAAGGCGCGCCAGGCCAAGAGCAAGGCCCGTCTGCAGCGCTACGAGGAGATGGCGGCCGAGGCCGAGAAGACCCGGAAGTTGGATTTCGAGGAGATCCAGATCCCGACCGGGCCGCGGCTGGGCAATGTGGTGGTCGAGGTCGAGCACCTCGACAAGGGCTTCGGTGGCCGCACGCTGATCAAGGACCTGTCCTTCACGCTGCCCCGCAACGGCATCGTCGGCGTGATCGGTCCCAACGGCGTCGGTAAGACGACGCTGTTCAAGACCATCGTCGGCCTGGAGGAGCCCGACAGCGGTACGGTCAGGGTCGGCGACACCGTGAAGCTGTCCTACGTCGACCAGAGCCGGGCGGGCATCGACCCGACCAAGACGGTCTGGGAGGTCGTCTCCGACAAGCTCGACTACATCGAGGTCGGCCAGAACGAGATCCCGTCGCGGGCCTACGTCTCGGCGTTCGGGTTCAAGGGCCCGGACCAGCAGAAGCCTGCCGGAGTGCTGTCCGGCGGTGAACGCAACCGGCTCAACCTGGCGCTCACCCTCAAAGAGGGCGGCAACCTGATCCTGCTCGACGAGCCCACCAACGACCTCGACGTGGAGACGCTGAGTTCGCTGGAGAACGCGCTCGAGAACTTCCCCGGATGCGCGGTGGTGATCTCGCACGACCGGTGGTTCCTCGACCGCACCTGCACGCACATCCTCGCGTGGGAGGGCGACGACGACAACGAGGCCAAATGGTTCTGGTTCGAAGGCAACTTCGCGGCCTACGAAGAGAACAAAGTGGAACGTCTTGGAATCGATGCGGCCCGTCCGCACAGGGTGACCCACCGCCGCCTCACGCGCGACTAG
- the atzF gene encoding allophanate hydrolase, which yields MTVWITRRPEAEVAAELDRSQGALAGLRLAVKDNVDAAGLPTTAACPEFGYQPERDAPVVAALRAAGAVVVGKTNLDQFATGLVGTRSPHGAVPDSRRPEYISGGSSSGSAVAVASGQADIAIGTDTAGSGRVPAGLQGIVGIKPTLGVISTEGVVPACESYDCVTIFAADIELAGRAMGVMAAGAGDRPWPADVRLAAPPNPVVAIPGELPELDREWRAAFDAAVAVLTEAGARIVTVDIAPFLEAAKLLYDGALVSERYAAVGEFIDTHPDAALDPTVRRIVTAARDIPAHRLIRDRREVERLRKVAMAELGGVDALLVPTAPTHPRIDEVAADPVGVNSRMGTYTNFCNLFDLCAVSVPAGTAGQAQFGVTVLARAFEDAVALDIAALVTGQQAPEQVWPLAAADAVELVVFGAHLRGGPLVHQLTDLGARWAGEVTTAPRYRMSVLPTEPAKPAITRVPDGAQGAALLGHRWLLSPAALGRFLAALPAPMQLGKVEFDDGTWRTAFGCDGAAATGQDISSYGSWPAAIAAGAV from the coding sequence ATGACGGTGTGGATCACTCGCAGACCCGAGGCCGAGGTGGCGGCCGAGCTGGACCGGAGCCAGGGCGCGCTGGCCGGGCTGCGGCTCGCGGTCAAAGACAATGTCGACGCCGCCGGGCTGCCGACCACGGCCGCCTGCCCGGAGTTCGGCTACCAACCCGAGCGGGACGCACCCGTCGTCGCGGCGCTGCGGGCGGCGGGCGCGGTGGTGGTCGGTAAGACCAATCTCGATCAGTTCGCGACCGGTCTGGTCGGCACCCGGTCCCCGCACGGTGCGGTGCCCGACAGTCGCAGGCCCGAATACATCAGTGGGGGGTCGAGCTCGGGATCGGCGGTGGCGGTCGCATCCGGTCAGGCCGACATCGCCATCGGCACCGACACCGCGGGTTCGGGCCGGGTGCCCGCCGGCCTGCAGGGCATCGTCGGAATCAAGCCGACGTTGGGGGTGATCTCGACCGAAGGCGTCGTGCCGGCCTGCGAGTCGTATGACTGCGTCACGATTTTCGCGGCCGACATCGAGCTGGCCGGCCGCGCGATGGGCGTGATGGCCGCAGGCGCCGGTGACCGGCCGTGGCCCGCCGACGTCCGGTTGGCGGCGCCGCCCAATCCCGTGGTCGCGATTCCCGGTGAGCTACCCGAATTGGACCGCGAATGGCGCGCGGCGTTCGACGCCGCCGTCGCCGTGCTGACAGAGGCCGGGGCGCGCATCGTCACCGTCGATATCGCGCCGTTCCTTGAGGCTGCCAAGCTGCTGTACGACGGCGCGTTGGTCAGCGAAAGATATGCGGCTGTAGGCGAATTCATCGACACCCACCCCGACGCCGCGCTGGATCCGACCGTGCGCCGCATCGTCACCGCGGCCCGCGACATCCCGGCGCACCGGCTGATCCGGGATCGGCGCGAGGTCGAGCGATTGCGCAAGGTGGCGATGGCCGAATTGGGCGGCGTCGACGCGCTGCTCGTGCCGACCGCGCCTACGCATCCGCGCATCGACGAAGTCGCCGCCGACCCGGTCGGCGTCAACTCACGGATGGGTACCTACACCAACTTCTGCAATCTGTTCGACCTGTGCGCGGTTTCTGTGCCTGCGGGCACCGCGGGGCAGGCGCAGTTCGGCGTGACGGTGCTGGCGCGCGCGTTCGAGGATGCGGTCGCGTTGGACATCGCCGCCCTGGTGACGGGACAGCAAGCACCAGAACAGGTTTGGCCGCTGGCGGCGGCGGACGCCGTCGAGCTGGTGGTGTTCGGCGCGCACCTGCGGGGCGGGCCGCTGGTGCATCAGCTCACCGACCTCGGCGCGCGCTGGGCGGGCGAGGTGACGACCGCGCCGCGCTATCGGATGTCGGTGTTGCCGACCGAGCCTGCCAAACCGGCGATCACGCGGGTGCCCGACGGTGCGCAGGGCGCGGCGTTGCTCGGGCACCGGTGGCTGCTGTCCCCCGCCGCTCTCGGCCGCTTCCTCGCGGCGTTGCCCGCGCCGATGCAACTGGGCAAGGTCGAATTCGACGACGGCACATGGCGAACCGCGTTCGGCTGCGACGGCGCCGCCGCCACCGGCCAGGACATCAGCTCGTACGGCAGCTGGCCGGCGGCGATCGCGGCAGGCGCGGTCTAG